From one Thermanaeromonas sp. C210 genomic stretch:
- the nadC gene encoding carboxylating nicotinate-nucleotide diphosphorylase, which produces MLAVKEIVARALEEDLGDGDLTSAALFGVEDRGRAEIIARQEGLIAGLPVAEMVFRMAPPGCSLTPLVEEGSRVAPGQTVAWVEGPLLGILGGERVALNFLQRLSGIASLTARYVERVKPYKARICDTRKTVPGLRALDKYAVRMGGGTNHRFNLGDAVLLKDNHIRGAGGLRRAVEKVRTCIPLTAKIEVEVENLDQVAEALEAGVDLIMLDNMSLEEMAEAVEMIRGRALVEASGGISLETVAAVAATGVDFISVGALTHSPPALDFSLELI; this is translated from the coding sequence ATGTTGGCCGTCAAGGAGATAGTGGCCCGGGCCCTGGAGGAAGATTTGGGCGACGGCGATTTGACCAGTGCCGCCCTGTTCGGCGTCGAAGATCGGGGCCGGGCAGAAATTATTGCCCGCCAGGAAGGACTCATAGCCGGGCTGCCGGTGGCCGAAATGGTTTTCCGGATGGCCCCGCCGGGCTGCAGTCTCACCCCCCTGGTGGAAGAAGGGAGCAGGGTTGCGCCGGGTCAGACCGTGGCCTGGGTAGAAGGTCCCCTGCTGGGCATCCTGGGTGGCGAGAGGGTGGCCCTCAATTTCCTCCAGCGCCTCTCCGGCATTGCGTCTTTAACGGCACGTTATGTAGAGCGCGTAAAGCCCTATAAGGCAAGAATCTGCGACACCCGCAAAACCGTCCCGGGGCTGAGGGCCCTGGACAAATATGCTGTGCGTATGGGCGGCGGCACCAACCACCGCTTTAATCTGGGAGATGCCGTCCTCCTCAAAGACAACCACATCCGCGGCGCGGGGGGCCTTCGCCGGGCGGTGGAGAAAGTGCGGACCTGCATACCCCTTACCGCCAAGATCGAAGTAGAAGTGGAGAACCTGGACCAGGTGGCCGAAGCCCTGGAGGCCGGGGTGGATCTCATTATGCTGGATAATATGTCCCTGGAGGAGATGGCCGAGGCGGTGGAAATGATCCGGGGCCGAGCGCTGGTGGAAGCTTCGGGGGGGATTTCCCTCGAGACGGTAGCTGCGGTGGCCGCCACCGGGGTCGATTTCATCTCCGTAGGGGCTTTGACCCACAGCCCTCCTGCCCTGGATTTTAGTCTGGAATTAATTTAA
- a CDS encoding DMT family transporter translates to MERGRRGAGEFWGLFLVTIAAASLGMEGIAAKFAFAGGASSLAVLALRFPLAALIFWASLAWFGGRWKIGLGTLGRLAALAVGGHGMTVVLLFYAFQHIPASLAILLFYIYPVLVTLLAAVFLREPLTRAKMEALVLASAGLVITLGLPAGRLHMGGAVAACLAAVANSIFMVGQTELLRRVETRVFNAYLTLVLAVLFLPVALLSNQFRVPLNAEVVGAVLVLALVCTVVASETLCRGLVYIGASRAAIILTLEPVVTAVLGYLLLNERLYPSQLLGGALILAGVARQQVAEYKAQGMESRREGAGEAGGQGRPDGIFGEKRLPK, encoded by the coding sequence TTGGAAAGAGGGAGAAGAGGCGCCGGAGAGTTCTGGGGCTTGTTTTTGGTTACCATCGCGGCGGCTTCCCTGGGAATGGAAGGTATTGCCGCCAAGTTTGCCTTTGCCGGCGGGGCCAGTTCCCTGGCGGTCTTGGCCCTGCGGTTCCCGTTGGCGGCCCTGATCTTTTGGGCCAGCCTGGCCTGGTTCGGGGGCCGGTGGAAAATTGGCCTGGGAACCCTGGGACGGCTGGCGGCCCTGGCCGTGGGCGGGCACGGCATGACGGTGGTGCTGCTTTTTTATGCCTTTCAGCATATACCCGCATCCCTGGCCATCCTTTTGTTTTATATCTACCCGGTGCTGGTCACCCTGTTGGCGGCCGTCTTCTTACGGGAACCCCTCACCCGGGCAAAAATGGAAGCTCTGGTCCTCGCGTCGGCGGGGCTGGTCATCACCCTGGGCCTCCCGGCGGGCCGGCTGCATATGGGCGGGGCCGTAGCCGCCTGCCTGGCGGCCGTGGCCAACAGCATCTTTATGGTGGGCCAGACCGAGCTGTTAAGACGGGTAGAGACCAGGGTGTTTAATGCCTACCTCACTTTAGTCCTGGCTGTTCTCTTTCTGCCGGTTGCCCTGTTGAGCAACCAATTCCGGGTGCCCCTGAACGCTGAGGTGGTGGGGGCCGTGCTGGTCCTGGCCCTGGTATGCACGGTGGTCGCCTCGGAAACCCTGTGCCGGGGGCTGGTATATATCGGAGCCTCCCGGGCGGCCATCATTTTAACCCTGGAGCCGGTAGTCACCGCCGTGCTGGGCTACCTGCTCTTAAACGAGAGGCTTTATCCCAGCCAGTTACTGGGGGGAGCCCTGATCCTCGCCGGAGTGGCCCGGCAACAGGTGGCCGAATACAAGGCCCAGGGTATGGAGTCCCGGAGGGAGGGGGCCGGGGAAGCTGGCGGCCAGGGGAGACCGGACGGGATTTTCGGGGAAAAGCGGTTACCAAAGTAA
- a CDS encoding copper amine oxidase N-terminal domain-containing protein, which translates to MGKGKAYAAVMLGLLFCLWAVLPAWAQTSRPKATYQVQVQEQDEEREQERELQQEQEQEREGRGGKKTGQVKEHPRSVAGHVYRGIENALQHVRNPVARAALQAKLEGRSVAEAVYEAKELLAQWQDREELAEITQGLEEALEEDDSLDDLGRAKAKKQLVELYLKAGRADKARTVLLAVLAQIPDDDEAYQELDEACALLGDLKVKVFFRGKPMVFEVEPRVEGGRVLVPLRRLGEALGARISYENGVVTLESHGLTIRLEIGSRQARVNGAAVSLDAPAVVREGRMLVPLRFVSEQLKARVEYYGKSHLVVVN; encoded by the coding sequence ATGGGTAAAGGAAAGGCCTACGCGGCAGTGATGCTGGGTCTGCTGTTTTGCCTGTGGGCGGTCCTGCCGGCCTGGGCCCAGACGTCCCGTCCCAAAGCTACATATCAGGTGCAGGTCCAGGAGCAGGACGAGGAAAGGGAGCAAGAGCGGGAACTCCAGCAGGAGCAGGAACAGGAACGGGAGGGCCGGGGAGGAAAGAAGACAGGGCAAGTTAAGGAGCATCCCCGCAGCGTGGCCGGACATGTCTACCGGGGAATCGAGAATGCCCTGCAGCATGTAAGAAATCCGGTGGCCAGGGCGGCCCTGCAGGCCAAGCTGGAGGGCAGGAGTGTAGCCGAGGCGGTCTATGAGGCCAAAGAGCTCCTGGCCCAATGGCAGGACCGCGAAGAACTGGCCGAGATTACCCAAGGGCTGGAGGAGGCCCTGGAAGAGGACGACAGCCTGGACGACCTCGGACGGGCAAAGGCCAAGAAGCAGCTGGTAGAGCTCTACCTTAAAGCAGGCCGGGCCGATAAGGCCAGGACCGTCCTGCTGGCCGTTTTGGCCCAAATTCCCGACGATGATGAGGCCTACCAGGAGCTGGACGAAGCTTGCGCCCTCCTGGGCGACCTGAAGGTCAAGGTATTCTTCCGCGGCAAACCGATGGTTTTTGAGGTGGAACCCCGCGTGGAAGGGGGACGCGTCCTGGTCCCCCTGCGCCGGCTGGGCGAAGCCCTGGGGGCCCGCATTTCCTACGAGAACGGGGTGGTAACCCTTGAAAGCCACGGCCTCACCATAAGGCTAGAAATAGGCAGCCGGCAGGCCAGAGTTAACGGTGCCGCCGTTTCCCTGGATGCTCCCGCCGTGGTGCGGGAAGGGCGGATGCTGGTACCCCTGCGGTTTGTGAGCGAGCAGCTAAAGGCCAGGGTGGAGTATTACGGCAAAAGCCATCTGGTGGTCGTAAACTAA
- the nadA gene encoding quinolinate synthase NadA yields MEELVKEIEELKRERGAVILAHNYQPNAVQDIADFVGDSLALSRMAATTPARVIVLAGVRFMAESASILAPEKTILLPDPFAGCPLADTVDAEGLRRARERYPDAAVVCYVNSPAEVKAESDICCTSSNALKVVQSLPHRRVLFVPDRNLAHYVSRFTDKEIIPWEGSCLTHCRVTPEEVEEAKAAHPEAKVLVHPECRPEVVEAADFVGSTGGILRFARESLDREFLIGTEMGIIHRLEAENPGKKFYLLSPGLICPNMKLTSLAKIAQCLREMKPVVKVPEPVRSRAYGALERMLKAV; encoded by the coding sequence ATGGAGGAACTGGTTAAGGAAATCGAGGAGCTTAAAAGGGAGCGGGGAGCCGTAATCCTCGCCCACAACTACCAGCCGAACGCGGTGCAGGACATCGCCGATTTTGTGGGCGACTCCCTGGCCTTGAGCCGCATGGCCGCCACCACTCCGGCCCGGGTTATCGTCCTGGCTGGGGTGCGCTTCATGGCCGAGAGCGCGAGCATCCTGGCCCCGGAGAAGACCATCCTGCTGCCCGATCCCTTTGCCGGCTGCCCCCTGGCCGACACCGTCGATGCCGAAGGCTTGCGGCGGGCCCGGGAACGGTACCCCGATGCCGCGGTGGTATGCTACGTCAATTCTCCGGCCGAGGTCAAGGCGGAAAGCGACATCTGCTGCACTTCCAGCAACGCCCTAAAGGTGGTGCAGTCCCTGCCCCACCGCCGCGTCCTATTTGTGCCCGATCGGAATCTGGCCCACTATGTGTCCCGCTTTACCGATAAGGAGATTATCCCGTGGGAGGGCTCCTGCCTTACCCACTGCCGGGTTACCCCGGAAGAGGTCGAGGAAGCCAAGGCGGCCCATCCCGAGGCCAAGGTCCTCGTTCACCCCGAGTGCCGGCCCGAGGTGGTGGAGGCCGCCGACTTTGTGGGGAGCACCGGGGGCATCCTCCGATTCGCCCGCGAAAGCCTTGACCGGGAGTTCCTTATCGGCACGGAAATGGGTATAATCCACCGCCTGGAGGCGGAGAATCCGGGTAAGAAGTTTTACCTCCTCTCCCCGGGGTTGATCTGCCCCAATATGAAGCTGACGAGCCTGGCCAAGATAGCCCAGTGCTTGAGGGAAATGAAGCCGGTCGTTAAGGTGCCCGAACCGGTGCGAAGCCGGGCCTATGGAGCCCTGGAGCGCATGTTGAAAGCGGTGTGA
- a CDS encoding L-aspartate oxidase: MQPVPRYLVNFSLADLPCLRADVLIIGSGIAGLFTALKLAPRYRIILITKERPEDCCTYLAQGDIAAVMDEEDSVELHVEDTLAAGAGLGNPAAARVLAEEGPERIRELLEWGIAFDREEGRLALGREGAHSRRRILHAGGDATGAVIWQGLFARARACEGLYILPQTMALDLLAEEGRCFGALVLRPDGSPAAILAAATVLASGGAGGLYPVTTNTAGATGDGVAMAYRAGAEVVDLEFYQFHPTALAHPQAAGLLITEAVRGEGAVLRNGRGERFMPAYHPRAELAPRDVVARAIVREMARTGERWVYLDLRHLDPAWLERRFPTVVATCRRAGLDPARDWLPVAPAAHYFMGGVRTDLSGRTSLEGLYACGEVACTGVHGANRLGSNSLLEGVVFGGRIARELLDRKLNRPPCPPLQYRELREGGTPTEDAAVAELREIMAARVGLVREAEGLKEAASKLEACWSRLAREAPERREAESHNMLLLAGLMVTAATWRRESRGAHFRSDFPAPNPAYAKHLVLAWGREPRELPARPPAEDR; this comes from the coding sequence ATGCAACCGGTACCCCGCTACCTGGTAAATTTTAGTTTAGCCGACCTCCCCTGCCTCCGGGCGGACGTCCTTATCATAGGGAGCGGTATAGCCGGACTCTTCACCGCCCTGAAGCTGGCGCCCCGCTACCGGATTATATTAATCACCAAGGAACGCCCGGAGGATTGTTGTACTTATCTGGCCCAGGGTGACATTGCGGCCGTCATGGACGAGGAAGATTCCGTAGAGCTGCACGTGGAGGACACCCTGGCAGCCGGCGCGGGACTGGGCAATCCTGCGGCCGCCAGGGTGCTGGCGGAAGAGGGCCCGGAGCGGATTCGGGAGCTCCTGGAGTGGGGTATAGCCTTCGACCGCGAAGAGGGCCGCCTGGCCCTGGGCAGGGAAGGGGCCCACAGCCGGCGGCGCATCCTCCATGCCGGGGGAGATGCTACAGGCGCCGTCATCTGGCAGGGCCTGTTCGCCAGGGCCAGGGCCTGCGAAGGCCTCTATATCCTGCCGCAAACCATGGCCCTGGACCTCCTGGCCGAGGAGGGCCGGTGCTTCGGGGCCCTGGTATTGCGGCCGGACGGGTCCCCGGCGGCCATCCTGGCGGCCGCCACCGTGCTGGCCAGCGGTGGGGCCGGAGGCCTTTATCCGGTAACCACTAATACGGCCGGGGCCACCGGGGACGGCGTGGCCATGGCCTACAGGGCCGGAGCAGAAGTAGTGGACCTGGAGTTTTACCAGTTCCACCCCACGGCCCTGGCCCACCCCCAGGCGGCGGGCCTCTTGATAACCGAAGCGGTCCGCGGGGAAGGGGCCGTCCTGCGCAACGGAAGGGGGGAGCGGTTTATGCCCGCTTACCATCCCCGGGCGGAGCTGGCGCCGCGGGACGTAGTAGCCCGGGCCATAGTGCGGGAAATGGCGCGCACCGGGGAGCGGTGGGTTTATCTGGACCTCCGCCACCTGGACCCGGCGTGGCTGGAACGCCGCTTTCCTACCGTGGTGGCTACCTGCCGCCGGGCCGGCCTGGACCCCGCGCGGGACTGGTTGCCGGTGGCACCGGCAGCCCATTATTTCATGGGCGGGGTGCGCACCGACTTGAGCGGCCGTACCAGCCTGGAAGGCCTTTATGCCTGCGGGGAGGTGGCCTGCACCGGCGTCCACGGCGCCAATCGCCTGGGGAGCAATTCCCTCCTGGAAGGGGTAGTTTTCGGGGGACGGATAGCCAGGGAACTGCTGGACCGCAAGCTCAACCGCCCCCCCTGTCCTCCCTTACAGTACAGGGAACTGCGCGAGGGAGGCACTCCCACCGAGGATGCCGCGGTCGCGGAGCTGCGGGAAATTATGGCGGCGCGGGTGGGACTGGTGCGGGAGGCCGAGGGGCTTAAGGAAGCTGCCTCCAAGCTTGAGGCGTGCTGGTCCCGGCTGGCCCGGGAGGCTCCGGAGCGCCGGGAGGCGGAAAGCCATAATATGCTGCTGTTGGCCGGCCTCATGGTGACGGCGGCAACCTGGCGCCGGGAGAGCCGTGGGGCCCATTTCCGGAGCGACTTCCCGGCCCCGAACCCTGCGTACGCCAAACACCTGGTCCTGGCCTGGGGGCGAGAACCCCGGGAACTCCCGGCACGTCCCCCTGCTGAGGACCGGTAA
- a CDS encoding transcription repressor NadR — MKAAERREKILAILGRGQPVTGAQLARWLGVSRQVIVQDVAILRARGSEVLATPQGYVLPLREEGCRRTFACRHDLEGLERELLIMVDNGGKVMDVVVEHPLYGELRGYLMLSSRREVYEFINKLKKSGANPLYTLTGSGVHLHTVVAPDEATLEAMERELLEAGILLG; from the coding sequence ATGAAGGCAGCGGAAAGAAGGGAAAAGATCCTGGCCATCTTGGGCCGGGGGCAACCCGTCACCGGAGCCCAGCTCGCCCGCTGGCTGGGGGTCAGCCGGCAGGTAATCGTTCAGGATGTGGCCATATTGAGGGCCCGGGGAAGCGAGGTCCTGGCTACCCCCCAGGGCTATGTTCTGCCCCTCCGGGAGGAGGGCTGCCGGCGGACCTTCGCCTGCCGGCACGACCTGGAGGGTCTGGAAAGGGAACTCCTCATCATGGTGGATAACGGGGGTAAGGTAATGGACGTGGTGGTCGAGCACCCCCTTTACGGGGAGCTGCGGGGCTACCTCATGCTCTCTTCCCGCCGGGAAGTGTATGAATTCATAAATAAACTGAAGAAGAGCGGCGCTAACCCCTTGTACACCCTGACGGGCAGCGGGGTGCATCTGCACACGGTAGTGGCCCCCGACGAGGCCACCCTGGAGGCCATGGAGAGGGAGTTGCTGGAAGCAGGAATCCTTTTAGGGTGA
- the mtnA gene encoding S-methyl-5-thioribose-1-phosphate isomerase — MYRPVAPIVWRDGGVEIIDQTKLPEELVVIRPQNIREMWEAIKQLKVRGAPAIGIAAAFGLYLGVKDSRARDKGSFLAELKAAADYLATSRPTAVNLFWALARIQERVAASEYQEVDELKEVVLKEALAIQEEDEAMCRAIGRNGAELLRRAEAVLTHCNAGTLATARYGTALAPVYYLAGEDKVLRVFVDETRPLLQGARLTAWELKEAGIPVTLITDNMAAVVMQKGWVQAVIVGADRIAANGDVANKIGTYGVAILAREHGLPFYVAAPSSTFDLSLSHGGEIPIEERDPEEVRCWGGRRTAPEGIHVFNPAFDVTPHTYVTAIITEKGVIRPPYTENIPRVLRGEGRG, encoded by the coding sequence ATGTACCGGCCTGTAGCGCCTATTGTGTGGAGGGACGGCGGAGTAGAAATCATCGACCAGACGAAGCTGCCGGAAGAGCTGGTGGTTATCCGGCCCCAGAACATCCGCGAAATGTGGGAGGCCATTAAACAGCTTAAGGTTAGGGGTGCTCCGGCCATCGGGATTGCCGCTGCCTTCGGCCTTTATCTGGGGGTAAAGGATTCCCGGGCCCGGGATAAAGGGAGTTTCTTGGCTGAGCTTAAGGCGGCTGCCGATTACTTGGCCACTTCCCGGCCTACGGCCGTAAACCTTTTCTGGGCCCTGGCGAGGATCCAGGAGAGGGTGGCGGCCTCCGAATACCAGGAGGTTGACGAGCTGAAGGAAGTGGTTTTAAAGGAGGCCCTGGCCATTCAGGAAGAGGACGAGGCCATGTGCCGGGCCATAGGGCGGAACGGTGCCGAGCTTTTGCGCCGGGCCGAAGCGGTCCTAACCCACTGTAATGCCGGTACCCTGGCGACGGCCAGGTACGGCACGGCCCTGGCCCCGGTTTACTACTTGGCCGGGGAAGACAAGGTCCTGCGGGTTTTTGTGGATGAAACCAGGCCCCTGCTCCAGGGGGCGCGGCTTACGGCCTGGGAGCTAAAGGAGGCGGGCATCCCGGTTACCCTTATTACCGATAACATGGCGGCGGTAGTTATGCAGAAGGGCTGGGTCCAGGCGGTAATCGTAGGGGCCGACCGCATTGCGGCCAACGGCGATGTGGCCAACAAGATCGGTACCTACGGCGTGGCCATCCTGGCCCGCGAGCACGGCCTGCCCTTCTATGTGGCGGCCCCCAGTTCCACCTTTGATTTGAGCCTGTCCCATGGTGGTGAGATACCCATCGAAGAGCGGGATCCCGAAGAAGTCAGGTGCTGGGGAGGAAGAAGGACGGCTCCCGAGGGGATCCACGTCTTTAACCCGGCCTTTGACGTAACCCCTCACACCTACGTTACGGCTATAATTACGGAGAAGGGCGTAATCAGGCCGCCCTATACCGAGAACATCCCCCGGGTGCTGAGGGGCGAAGGGAGAGGGTAA
- a CDS encoding formate--tetrahydrofolate ligase has protein sequence MPTDIEIAQRAKMKPAMELARDLGIEEDEVELYGKYKAKISLNVYRRLQDKPDGKLILVTAITPTPAGEGKTTTSVGLTDGLARLGKKVMVCLREPSLGPSFGIKGGAAGGGYAQVVPMEDINLHFTGDIHAVTYAHNLLAAMVDNHLQQGNELGLDPRTITWRRVIDLNDRALRYTVIGLGGKANGVPRETGFDISVASEVMACLCLASDLMDLKERFRRIVVGYTYDGRPVTAGDLEAQGAMALLMKDAIKPNLVQTLENTPAFVHGGPFANIAHGCNSITATKTALKLADYVVTEAGFGADLGAEKFFDVKCRYGGLKPDVAVIVATVRALKMHGGVPKSDLAQENLAALEAGFANLEKHIENVGKFGVPAVVAINAFPTDTERELNLLYDLCTRAGAEVALSEVWAKGGAGGIELAQKVLKTIETKPSNFRFLYELDLPIKDKIHKIATEIYGADGVNYTAEAEKAIANFTAIGYGNLPVVMAKTQYSLSDDMTKLGRPRNFSITVREVRLSAGAGFIVPITGAIMTMPGLPKRPAACNIDIDANGVITGLF, from the coding sequence ATCCCTACGGACATCGAGATCGCCCAGAGGGCTAAAATGAAGCCCGCCATGGAACTGGCCCGGGATTTAGGCATTGAGGAAGACGAGGTGGAGCTGTACGGCAAATACAAGGCCAAAATCTCCCTCAATGTATACCGCCGGTTGCAGGATAAGCCCGACGGCAAGCTGATCCTGGTCACCGCCATTACCCCTACGCCGGCCGGTGAAGGCAAGACCACTACCAGCGTAGGTTTAACCGACGGCCTGGCCCGGCTGGGCAAAAAGGTCATGGTCTGCCTGCGGGAGCCCTCCCTGGGGCCCAGCTTCGGCATCAAGGGAGGGGCGGCCGGGGGCGGATACGCCCAGGTAGTGCCCATGGAAGACATCAACCTCCACTTCACCGGCGACATCCATGCCGTGACCTATGCCCATAACCTGCTGGCGGCCATGGTGGACAATCACCTCCAGCAGGGCAACGAGCTGGGCCTCGATCCCCGGACCATTACCTGGCGGCGGGTTATCGACTTGAACGACCGGGCCCTGCGCTACACCGTCATCGGCCTGGGCGGCAAGGCCAACGGCGTGCCGCGGGAAACCGGCTTTGATATTTCCGTGGCTTCCGAAGTTATGGCCTGCCTCTGCCTGGCGAGCGACCTGATGGATCTAAAGGAGCGGTTCCGCCGCATAGTAGTAGGATATACCTATGACGGCAGGCCGGTAACGGCCGGCGACCTGGAAGCCCAGGGAGCTATGGCCCTCCTCATGAAAGACGCCATTAAGCCCAATCTGGTGCAGACCCTGGAGAACACCCCGGCCTTCGTCCACGGCGGCCCCTTTGCCAACATAGCCCACGGGTGCAACAGCATCACGGCCACCAAGACAGCCCTTAAACTGGCCGACTACGTAGTGACGGAAGCAGGCTTCGGTGCCGACCTGGGGGCGGAGAAGTTCTTCGACGTCAAATGCCGCTATGGCGGCCTAAAACCCGACGTGGCGGTGATTGTGGCCACCGTCCGGGCCCTCAAGATGCACGGCGGGGTTCCCAAATCCGACCTGGCCCAGGAAAACCTGGCGGCCCTGGAGGCCGGCTTTGCCAACCTGGAGAAGCACATTGAGAATGTGGGCAAATTCGGTGTACCGGCCGTAGTGGCCATTAACGCCTTCCCGACCGATACCGAGCGGGAGCTCAACCTCCTCTACGATCTCTGCACCAGGGCCGGTGCCGAGGTGGCCCTGTCGGAAGTATGGGCCAAGGGAGGTGCGGGCGGTATCGAACTGGCCCAGAAGGTGTTGAAGACCATCGAAACCAAGCCCTCCAACTTCCGCTTCCTGTACGAGCTGGACCTGCCCATTAAAGACAAGATCCACAAGATAGCCACCGAAATTTACGGCGCCGACGGCGTAAACTACACTGCCGAGGCGGAAAAGGCCATTGCCAACTTCACGGCCATAGGCTACGGCAACCTGCCGGTAGTCATGGCCAAGACCCAGTATTCCCTGTCCGATGACATGACCAAACTGGGTCGGCCGCGCAATTTCTCCATAACCGTCCGGGAGGTGCGCCTGTCCGCCGGCGCGGGCTTCATAGTACCCATTACCGGCGCCATCATGACCATGCCTGGATTGCCCAAACGCCCGGCGGCCTGCAACATCGATATTGATGCCAACGGCGTGATCACCGGCTTGTTCTAG
- a CDS encoding site-specific DNA-methyltransferase: MSRRRVEEKEVSGVEEKGTPSAGQEPLPGRPVLTWRGKRPLGKARCGVIELKEQYGEPGRDGWVNRLYWGDNLQVMGRLLEEFREQIKLIYIDPPFASGAEYSKKVKLKGQASGLTPPVVEQKQYSDVWADEGYLQFIYERLQLMRELLAPEGSLYVHLDYRRSHYVKVLLDEIFGPENFRNEIVVRRATKNLQNQFDEVAMLNVATDSLLWYSKTPAARYRAPVKESTHRQRRGRWTGFFNDQDRPTMRYELFGHVPTRGQWKWNKARAYRAAANYEEYLRYWADKMTLEEYWERTGRRLEFLRPNPRTGRPEYWVEPKDEVPCDTNWLDIPAYGRRTGYPTEKSEGLLERILRAATEPGDLVADFFCGSGTTLFVAQKLGRRWIGSDVNLGAVHTTVKRLLSLLSGPGQDEPRAKAYPSFAVFRVRPSPEVGNAGEAKEVVGSLCDDGLDGKRVKVIDLNGISAREDVGAAPAAPDTAVEGWETTAAGGAHPRGTLPKAAEAEVTLRREGDHAVVEIRRFHLPHLWRELRGGEGSAGPVDWRRTVEAVLIDPDYDGRVLRPSLLDVPQGRETAQGVYRVGPVRPGQRIAVKIVDVLSGEYLTVLEIPG; the protein is encoded by the coding sequence GTGAGCCGCAGAAGGGTGGAGGAGAAGGAGGTAAGCGGGGTGGAGGAAAAGGGCACGCCGTCGGCCGGGCAGGAGCCCCTACCGGGCCGGCCCGTGCTCACCTGGCGGGGCAAGCGTCCCCTGGGAAAGGCGCGGTGCGGCGTTATCGAGCTTAAAGAGCAGTACGGGGAGCCCGGCCGGGACGGGTGGGTCAACCGCCTCTACTGGGGCGACAACTTGCAGGTTATGGGCCGCCTCCTGGAGGAGTTCCGGGAGCAGATAAAACTCATTTACATAGACCCCCCCTTTGCTTCAGGAGCCGAATACTCCAAGAAGGTAAAGCTTAAAGGACAGGCCTCCGGGCTGACGCCCCCGGTGGTGGAACAGAAGCAGTACAGTGACGTCTGGGCCGACGAGGGCTACCTGCAGTTTATCTACGAGAGGCTGCAGCTCATGCGAGAGCTCCTGGCGCCGGAGGGTTCCCTTTATGTCCACCTGGACTACCGGCGGAGCCATTATGTTAAGGTCCTTTTGGATGAGATCTTCGGGCCCGAAAACTTCCGGAACGAAATCGTGGTCCGGCGGGCCACCAAGAACCTCCAGAACCAGTTTGACGAGGTGGCCATGCTTAACGTGGCCACGGACAGCCTTTTATGGTATTCCAAGACGCCTGCCGCCCGCTACCGGGCGCCGGTCAAGGAAAGCACCCACCGCCAGCGCCGGGGCAGGTGGACGGGCTTTTTCAACGACCAGGACCGGCCCACCATGCGTTACGAGCTTTTCGGCCACGTTCCCACCCGCGGCCAGTGGAAGTGGAACAAAGCGCGGGCCTACCGGGCGGCGGCCAACTATGAGGAGTATCTAAGATACTGGGCCGACAAGATGACTCTGGAAGAATACTGGGAAAGGACGGGCCGCCGGCTGGAGTTCCTGCGGCCCAACCCCCGGACGGGCAGGCCGGAGTACTGGGTGGAGCCTAAGGACGAGGTTCCCTGCGACACCAATTGGCTGGACATACCCGCCTACGGCCGCCGTACGGGCTATCCCACGGAGAAGAGCGAGGGGCTCCTGGAGCGCATCCTCCGTGCGGCCACCGAACCGGGGGACCTGGTGGCCGATTTCTTCTGCGGCTCGGGCACTACCCTCTTTGTGGCCCAGAAGCTGGGACGGCGGTGGATAGGGAGCGATGTAAACCTGGGGGCCGTCCACACTACGGTCAAGAGGCTCCTATCCCTGTTAAGCGGCCCGGGGCAGGACGAGCCCCGGGCCAAAGCCTACCCGTCCTTCGCCGTCTTCCGGGTCCGGCCTTCCCCAGAAGTCGGGAACGCCGGGGAGGCTAAAGAGGTGGTGGGCTCCTTATGCGACGACGGCCTGGACGGGAAACGGGTTAAAGTGATAGACTTAAACGGGATAAGCGCCAGGGAAGACGTAGGAGCTGCCCCGGCCGCGCCAGACACCGCCGTGGAGGGCTGGGAAACCACCGCGGCCGGCGGGGCCCATCCCCGCGGGACGCTCCCAAAAGCCGCGGAAGCCGAGGTTACCCTCCGCCGGGAGGGAGACCATGCGGTCGTCGAAATCCGCCGCTTCCACCTACCCCATCTGTGGCGGGAGCTCCGGGGTGGAGAGGGGTCGGCGGGGCCGGTGGACTGGCGCCGGACGGTGGAGGCGGTGCTCATCGATCCCGATTACGACGGCCGGGTGCTGCGGCCCTCCCTCCTGGATGTGCCCCAGGGCCGGGAAACTGCCCAAGGGGTTTACCGGGTGGGTCCCGTAAGGCCGGGGCAAAGGATAGCCGTTAAAATTGTGGATGTTCTTTCCGGGGAGTACTTGACGGTGCTGGAGATCCCCGGGTAG